A region of Piscinibacter gummiphilus DNA encodes the following proteins:
- a CDS encoding sigma-70 family RNA polymerase sigma factor, translated as MSATTQSFQQQQLHALYDNHHAWLLGWLRRKLGSAQDAADLAQDTFVRIASRTSRADDLPGLREPRAFLTTIARALVVDFFRRADLERAYLAALATLPEALQPSPQDRLEALQMLEAVGRLLESMTPKTRTAWLLSRLDGLSHAEIAGELGVSVPRVRQYLASAARQAYRLRFGPAPDATVRG; from the coding sequence ATGTCGGCCACCACCCAGTCCTTCCAGCAGCAGCAACTGCACGCGCTCTACGACAACCACCACGCCTGGCTGCTGGGCTGGTTGCGCAGGAAACTCGGGTCGGCCCAGGACGCGGCGGACCTGGCGCAGGACACCTTCGTGCGCATCGCCTCGCGCACGTCGCGGGCCGACGACCTGCCCGGCCTGCGTGAACCGCGGGCCTTCCTCACGACGATCGCGCGCGCGCTCGTCGTCGACTTCTTCCGGCGCGCCGACCTGGAGCGTGCCTACCTCGCCGCGCTCGCGACGCTGCCCGAGGCCCTCCAGCCGTCGCCGCAGGACCGGCTGGAGGCCCTGCAGATGCTGGAGGCGGTGGGCCGGCTGCTGGAGTCGATGACACCGAAGACCCGCACGGCCTGGCTGCTCAGCCGGCTCGACGGGTTGTCCCACGCCGAGATCGCGGGTGAACTGGGGGTCTCCGTGCCCCGGGTGCGGCAGTACCTGGCCAGCGCGGCGCGACAGGCCTATCGGCTGCGTTTCGGGCCGGCGCCGGACGCAACCGTCCGCGGATGA
- a CDS encoding SIR2 family NAD-dependent protein deacylase: protein MSSTFANPLKVVVLSGAGISAESGLSTFRGAGGLWRQHRFEDLASPGGFARDPQLVLDFYNQRRRDAWAAEPNAAHRALARLESTHEVVVITQNVDALHERAGSTRVLHVHGELAYARGQREGGHRVRLDDRPIALGDLCPRGSQLRPDVVWFGENVRFLDEARDHLRGAAKVLVVGTSLSVWPVAGLVHEAPDAAEKVLVALEVDSPPPRFEFLRDLASEAVPGLVDRWQAEARSS from the coding sequence ATGAGCTCCACCTTCGCGAACCCCCTCAAGGTCGTCGTGCTGTCCGGCGCCGGCATCAGCGCCGAAAGCGGCCTCTCCACCTTCCGCGGCGCTGGAGGCCTGTGGCGGCAGCACCGCTTCGAGGATCTGGCGAGCCCCGGGGGCTTCGCCCGCGACCCCCAGCTGGTGCTCGACTTCTACAACCAGCGGCGCCGCGACGCGTGGGCGGCCGAGCCCAATGCGGCACACCGCGCGCTCGCGCGGCTGGAGTCGACCCACGAGGTGGTGGTGATCACGCAGAACGTCGACGCGCTGCACGAACGCGCCGGCTCCACGCGGGTGCTGCACGTGCACGGTGAGCTCGCGTACGCGCGTGGCCAGCGCGAAGGCGGCCACCGCGTGCGCCTCGACGACCGCCCCATCGCGCTGGGCGACCTGTGCCCGCGCGGCAGCCAGCTGCGCCCGGACGTGGTGTGGTTCGGCGAGAACGTGCGCTTCCTCGACGAGGCCCGCGACCACCTCCGCGGCGCGGCGAAGGTGCTGGTCGTCGGCACCTCGTTGTCGGTGTGGCCGGTGGCCGGCCTCGTGCACGAGGCGCCCGACGCGGCCGAGAAGGTGCTGGTGGCGCTGGAGGTCGACAGCCCGCCGCCGCGGTTCGAGTTCCTGCGCGACCTCGCGTCCGAGGCCGTGCCGGGGCTGGTGGATCGCTGGCAGGCCGAGGCGCGGTCCTCCTAG
- a CDS encoding FecR family protein — protein sequence MTSAHPPDDSQPVADAVLDEAIAWQLRMGSGEAAAADESGLRQWLSARSEHARAWRQLGEIDASLRPAAGPAARAAVLAPSPRWRGRGPLLALVLAATALGWAVLEQAGPAGAWLADHRTGTGERLAVTLPDRSVVHLDTGSAIDVDFSGTERTVVLRAGAIHVETAHGVSPEPRPFVVRTPDGSLRALGTRFTVERLARPQATRLTVVASAVAARPDGCIAAPSVVCSAERVVQRGESVLLHGGQVDAPVAVPAAAPAWKDGMLALDDQPLARAVAEIARYRVGHVSVDPAVAGLRVTGTFPLDDTDHALAALEAAVPVEVVSYTRWWVRVRPRP from the coding sequence ATGACCTCCGCCCACCCCCCCGACGATTCGCAGCCGGTCGCCGATGCCGTGCTGGACGAGGCCATCGCCTGGCAACTCCGCATGGGCTCCGGCGAGGCCGCCGCGGCCGACGAATCGGGCCTGCGCCAATGGCTGTCGGCCCGCAGCGAACACGCGCGGGCATGGCGGCAGCTCGGCGAGATCGACGCATCGCTGCGCCCCGCCGCGGGTCCGGCCGCACGTGCCGCGGTGCTGGCGCCCTCCCCGCGCTGGCGCGGCCGCGGGCCCTTGCTCGCGCTCGTCCTGGCCGCCACGGCACTCGGGTGGGCCGTCCTGGAACAGGCCGGCCCCGCCGGCGCCTGGCTCGCGGACCACCGCACCGGCACGGGCGAACGGCTCGCGGTCACGCTGCCGGACCGCAGCGTGGTCCACCTCGACACCGGCAGCGCGATCGACGTCGACTTCAGCGGCACCGAACGCACCGTGGTGCTGCGCGCGGGCGCCATCCATGTGGAGACCGCGCACGGTGTGTCGCCGGAGCCCCGCCCCTTCGTCGTCCGCACGCCGGACGGCAGCCTGCGAGCCCTCGGCACCCGCTTCACGGTGGAGCGCCTGGCCCGGCCGCAGGCGACGCGGCTCACCGTCGTCGCCTCGGCGGTGGCGGCCCGGCCGGACGGCTGCATCGCCGCCCCTTCCGTCGTGTGTTCGGCCGAGCGCGTCGTGCAGCGTGGCGAGTCAGTGCTGCTGCACGGCGGCCAGGTCGACGCGCCGGTGGCGGTGCCGGCAGCCGCGCCGGCCTGGAAGGACGGCATGCTGGCCCTCGACGACCAGCCGCTGGCCCGGGCCGTGGCAGAGATCGCGCGCTACCGCGTCGGGCATGTGTCCGTGGACCCGGCTGTGGCCGGCCTGCGGGTGACCGGCACGTTCCCGCTGGACGACACCGACCACGCGCTGGCGGCACTGGAGGCGGCCGTGCCCGTGGAAGTGGTCTCCTACACACGGTGGTGGGTGCGCGTGCGGCCCAGGCCCTGA
- a CDS encoding HAD-IA family hydrolase: MTHTPFPDRRFAACLFDMDGTLLTSILAAERVWAAWARRHGLDVDTFLPTIHGVRCEDTVRRQNLPGIDVAAEVAWVTEAEITDTEGVAPIPGAPAFLASLHPDRWAVVTSASRALATVRLAAAGLPVPAVMVTAEDVERGKPAPDGYQLAARRLGVAAEDCLVFEDAPAGIAAGEAAGAAVLVITATHSHPVASSHPVVADYQGLQIPLR, from the coding sequence ATGACCCACACGCCCTTCCCCGACCGCCGCTTCGCCGCCTGCCTGTTCGACATGGACGGCACCCTCCTCACCTCGATCCTGGCCGCCGAGCGCGTGTGGGCCGCCTGGGCCCGCCGCCACGGCCTCGACGTCGACACGTTCCTGCCCACGATCCATGGCGTGCGCTGCGAGGACACCGTGCGGCGCCAGAACCTGCCCGGCATCGACGTGGCCGCGGAAGTCGCCTGGGTCACCGAGGCCGAGATCACCGACACCGAAGGCGTCGCGCCGATCCCGGGGGCACCCGCGTTCCTCGCATCGCTGCACCCGGACCGCTGGGCCGTCGTGACCTCCGCGTCGCGCGCGCTGGCGACCGTCCGCCTCGCCGCCGCCGGGCTGCCCGTGCCGGCGGTGATGGTCACGGCGGAGGACGTCGAGCGCGGCAAGCCCGCGCCGGACGGCTACCAGCTCGCGGCGCGGCGGCTGGGGGTCGCGGCCGAGGACTGCCTCGTGTTCGAGGATGCCCCGGCGGGCATCGCGGCCGGCGAGGCGGCCGGGGCGGCGGTGCTCGTGATCACGGCCACGCATTCGCACCCGGTCGCGTCCTCTCATCCCGTCGTGGCCGACTACCAGGGCCTGCAGATCCCGCTGCGCTGA